In the Moraxella osloensis genome, one interval contains:
- a CDS encoding cation diffusion facilitator family transporter, translating to MSEHHDHSHAVVTEENSKKLMVALGLTTTFLIVEVVAAFITQSLALLSDAAHMFTDVAALAIALAAIKIGKKAADDKRTFGYQRFEILAALFNAVMLFVVAIYIVYEAYQRFTNPAEIQSVEMMIVAVIGLVVNLISMKILSASAEGSLNIKGAYLEVLSDALGSIGVIIGGIVIYFTQWMWVDTVIAVLIGFWVLPRTWILLKQSINILLEGVPDEIDIESLRNDLLKLEGVEGIHQLKVWAISSKNIHLTAHLVAPNSNTDQLYQKALEVLKHNHNITEITLQIENTKCKAESFPNFV from the coding sequence ATGTCAGAACATCATGATCATAGCCATGCGGTTGTTACTGAAGAAAATAGTAAGAAGTTAATGGTTGCCTTAGGTTTAACGACTACTTTTTTAATAGTAGAAGTTGTCGCTGCTTTTATTACCCAAAGTTTGGCTTTGTTATCTGATGCAGCTCATATGTTTACTGATGTAGCCGCTTTAGCTATTGCTCTTGCCGCTATCAAAATTGGTAAAAAAGCCGCAGATGATAAAAGAACTTTTGGCTATCAGCGATTTGAAATTTTAGCGGCTCTGTTTAATGCGGTGATGCTTTTTGTGGTAGCAATATATATTGTATATGAAGCTTATCAACGTTTTACGAACCCTGCTGAAATTCAAAGTGTTGAAATGATGATTGTCGCGGTCATTGGTTTGGTCGTAAATTTGATTTCAATGAAAATCCTTTCTGCTAGTGCTGAAGGAAGTCTAAATATAAAAGGTGCATATTTAGAAGTTCTTAGTGATGCTCTAGGATCGATAGGCGTGATTATCGGAGGAATAGTTATTTATTTTACCCAGTGGATGTGGGTTGATACCGTAATCGCTGTGTTAATTGGCTTCTGGGTCTTACCTCGAACTTGGATTTTATTAAAACAAAGTATTAATATTCTGCTTGAAGGAGTTCCTGATGAGATTGATATTGAGTCGTTAAGAAATGATTTATTGAAGCTAGAGGGCGTTGAAGGGATTCATCAGTTGAAAGTCTGGGCTATATCCTCAAAAAATATTCATTTAACTGCTCATTTGGTTGCTCCGAATAGCAATACAGATCAACTCTATCAAAAGGCCTTAGAAGTTCTAAAACATAATCATAATATTACTGAAATTACGTTACAAATAGAAAATACGAAATGTAAGGCAGAGAGTTTCCCAAACTTTGTGTAA
- a CDS encoding DciA family protein, translating to MKKPTNHLASRTERLANYQLPFQKKLHQLQQLTDDVRSAWQNVLTEEVLASLQVIACESFILVVSTNSHTLANHLNYNQQHLLSTLQAFDNNFYQFNQLRFRVVIVKPFNGSQMPDLQCNHNVSNVKNCELSEYTKRNITQLCDLVTDNEPLRTALQKLIKD from the coding sequence ATGAAAAAACCAACCAATCATCTTGCTTCTCGCACTGAGCGTCTTGCCAACTATCAATTACCGTTTCAAAAAAAGCTGCATCAATTACAGCAATTGACGGACGATGTTCGCAGTGCTTGGCAAAACGTATTGACTGAGGAAGTCTTAGCAAGCTTACAAGTAATTGCTTGTGAATCGTTTATACTTGTGGTTAGTACAAATAGTCATACCCTTGCCAATCACCTCAATTACAACCAGCAGCACCTACTGTCAACACTACAAGCGTTCGATAACAATTTTTATCAATTTAATCAGTTACGATTTCGCGTGGTGATTGTCAAACCTTTTAATGGCTCGCAAATGCCAGATTTACAGTGTAATCACAATGTTAGCAATGTAAAGAATTGTGAGCTAAGCGAATATACGAAGCGAAATATAACACAGCTATGTGACCTTGTCACGGATAACGAGCCACTTAGAACGGCGTTACAAAAACTGATAAAAGACTAA
- the ftsA gene encoding cell division protein FtsA → MKKPDLIVVVHLSATAIHTVIGQVHSAQDIRIIGLSTVKNHDFAQGTIRHRERLKSAIKQSIQNAEDMANCRVNSVWLSFSTPDLQSVNSVGEVKIKHDIVQAKDVVAALTQAKNKHLQDDLYLMHYAQQGIALDGNAEMIDDAIGMQASDLMVLYHLMMMPVKGRQNLQQLLQECDVSIDQMLFDAVSTAEYGLLPEEKYHGVCLIDIGASTTSICVYREDKLIYTHCFAEGGHHATLDISMLLDVTIAEAENMKKSQANVDRHGIDSSQFFTIKRSQHDDEKTINMLELLEVTEARYISILGHIKKELDKEGLSEFLQQGYVITGGGAEMRGLLPLAKKIFANKVNKVNQHSAISAYTQYGDDDKLRTIAAMIGERKYQTAFGTLLYSQSEAFHHSEKSSPDSLQVKPMREKLKTVNKFFGKFF, encoded by the coding sequence ATGAAAAAGCCAGATCTGATCGTCGTCGTCCACCTAAGTGCTACTGCTATTCATACTGTGATTGGTCAAGTCCACAGTGCGCAAGATATTCGTATTATCGGTTTATCTACCGTCAAAAACCATGATTTCGCCCAAGGTACCATTCGCCACCGCGAACGTCTAAAATCTGCTATCAAACAATCTATTCAAAACGCTGAAGACATGGCAAATTGCCGCGTAAACAGTGTTTGGCTTAGTTTTTCTACCCCAGATTTGCAAAGCGTCAATAGCGTGGGCGAAGTCAAAATCAAACACGATATCGTACAAGCCAAAGACGTGGTCGCCGCGCTAACCCAAGCCAAAAACAAACATCTCCAAGATGATTTGTATTTGATGCATTATGCTCAGCAAGGTATTGCTTTAGATGGCAACGCTGAGATGATTGATGATGCGATTGGAATGCAAGCGAGTGACTTGATGGTACTGTATCATCTGATGATGATGCCCGTCAAAGGTCGCCAAAATTTACAGCAACTGCTGCAAGAATGTGATGTCAGTATTGACCAAATGCTATTTGATGCTGTCTCTACCGCCGAATATGGTTTATTACCCGAAGAAAAATACCATGGCGTATGTCTCATTGATATTGGGGCATCGACGACCAGTATCTGCGTTTACCGTGAAGATAAGCTGATTTATACCCATTGTTTTGCCGAAGGCGGACATCACGCGACACTGGATATCTCTATGCTGCTAGATGTCACCATTGCTGAAGCAGAGAATATGAAAAAATCCCAAGCCAATGTTGATCGTCATGGGATTGACTCAAGCCAATTTTTTACCATCAAGCGTTCACAGCATGATGATGAAAAAACCATTAATATGCTTGAACTCCTTGAAGTCACGGAAGCCCGCTATATCAGTATTTTAGGTCATATTAAAAAAGAGCTGGATAAAGAAGGGCTGAGTGAGTTTTTACAACAAGGCTATGTGATCACGGGCGGTGGTGCTGAAATGCGTGGATTATTGCCACTAGCCAAAAAAATCTTTGCCAATAAAGTAAACAAGGTCAATCAACACTCAGCGATTTCTGCCTATACCCAATATGGCGATGATGACAAGCTTCGCACCATTGCGGCAATGATTGGTGAGCGTAAATACCAAACCGCGTTTGGCACATTGTTATATAGTCAAAGTGAGGCGTTTCATCATAGCGAGAAAAGCTCACCTGACTCTTTGCAAGTTAAGCCCATGCGAGAAAAACTCAAAACTGTGAATAAATTTTTTGGTAAATTTTTCTAA
- the murC gene encoding UDP-N-acetylmuramate--L-alanine ligase encodes MRRIRHVHFVGIGGAGMCGIAEVVHNHGYMVSGSDIKQSPVTDRLTQMGIQVFIGHDSKNISEADVVVVSSAIDHTNPEIQAALSGRIPVVRRADMLGELMRYRHGIAVAGAHGKTTTTSLLTMILTEAGLDPTYVIGGKLNASGKNASLGQSRYLVAEADESDASFLSLRPMAAIVTNIDQDHMETYGGSFDKLKAAYVQFLQNMPFYGLAVLCGDDKELYGLIDKIARPVLTYGLEKHNDVQAIDVVADGTKTHFTVLRKDREPLPITLNIPGIHNVYNALAAITISTDEGVSDEAICQAVKKFAGVGRRFENNGNYPVKDGAGDVLLIDDYGHHPTEVAMTIKAARQSYPDRRLVMIFQPHRFTRTRDCFDDFVDVLSQVDVLMLLDVYSAGEAMIEGADSRSLARTIRTRGQVEPIMLNINDMDQIRQVLGSMLKGNDLLITQGAGNVGQLCLDLAKNNLFLADK; translated from the coding sequence ATGCGCCGTATTCGCCACGTGCATTTTGTCGGTATTGGTGGGGCAGGGATGTGCGGTATTGCCGAAGTCGTCCATAATCATGGCTATATGGTTAGCGGTTCAGACATCAAACAAAGCCCAGTGACTGACCGTTTGACCCAAATGGGCATTCAAGTGTTTATCGGGCATGATTCCAAAAACATCAGTGAAGCCGATGTGGTCGTGGTGTCATCAGCCATTGATCATACCAACCCAGAAATCCAAGCCGCCTTGTCAGGACGTATTCCTGTGGTACGCCGCGCCGATATGTTAGGTGAGCTGATGCGTTACCGTCATGGTATTGCAGTAGCGGGTGCGCATGGCAAAACTACCACCACTAGCCTGCTTACCATGATTTTAACCGAAGCAGGGTTAGATCCTACTTATGTGATTGGTGGTAAACTTAACGCCTCAGGCAAAAACGCGTCATTAGGTCAAAGCCGTTATTTGGTGGCGGAAGCGGATGAGTCAGATGCGTCGTTTTTATCGCTGCGTCCGATGGCAGCGATTGTCACCAATATCGACCAAGACCATATGGAAACCTATGGCGGCAGTTTTGATAAACTAAAAGCGGCGTATGTGCAGTTTTTACAAAATATGCCGTTTTATGGGTTAGCCGTATTGTGCGGTGATGACAAAGAATTGTACGGACTGATTGATAAAATCGCACGCCCTGTGTTGACTTATGGGTTAGAAAAACATAACGATGTGCAAGCCATTGATGTGGTGGCAGATGGCACCAAAACCCATTTTACCGTACTGCGTAAAGACCGTGAGCCACTGCCGATTACTTTGAACATTCCCGGTATTCATAATGTCTATAACGCCTTAGCGGCTATCACCATCTCCACCGATGAAGGTGTCAGTGATGAAGCCATTTGTCAAGCGGTCAAAAAATTTGCCGGCGTGGGCAGACGTTTTGAAAACAATGGTAACTACCCTGTGAAAGATGGCGCAGGCGATGTGCTACTGATTGACGACTATGGTCACCACCCAACTGAAGTGGCAATGACCATCAAAGCGGCTCGCCAAAGCTATCCCGATCGCCGCTTGGTGATGATTTTCCAGCCTCACCGTTTTACCCGTACCCGTGATTGCTTCGATGATTTTGTAGACGTATTGTCACAAGTCGATGTGTTGATGCTACTCGATGTGTATAGCGCAGGTGAAGCCATGATTGAAGGCGCGGATAGTCGCAGCCTTGCCCGTACCATCCGCACCCGCGGACAAGTTGAGCCAATTATGCTGAACATCAATGACATGGATCAAATCCGTCAGGTGCTAGGTAGTATGTTAAAAGGCAATGATTTGCTGATTACCCAAGGGGCGGGTAACGTGGGTCAACTCTGTTTAGATTTGGCAAAAAACAATTTATTTCTAGCGGACAAGTAA
- a CDS encoding YhbY family RNA-binding protein: MANSSLSNADIKHLKGIGHQLNPVVMIGGQGVTPTVIEEIGRALSDHELIKVKIPAGSKADRDAVANAIAEATDATLVTSIGRMVLLLRRNLDANPKLSNLARFG, translated from the coding sequence ATGGCAAATTCAAGCTTATCAAATGCTGATATCAAACATTTAAAAGGCATCGGTCACCAGCTGAACCCGGTGGTAATGATTGGAGGTCAAGGCGTTACCCCAACCGTTATTGAAGAAATTGGGCGCGCACTGAGCGATCATGAGCTGATTAAAGTAAAAATCCCAGCAGGCAGCAAAGCAGATCGTGACGCTGTGGCAAATGCGATTGCTGAAGCCACTGATGCGACTTTGGTCACCAGTATCGGGCGTATGGTATTATTATTACGTCGCAATCTGGACGCCAATCCTAAGTTATCAAACTTGGCACGTTTTGGCTAA
- the murG gene encoding undecaprenyldiphospho-muramoylpentapeptide beta-N-acetylglucosaminyltransferase: protein MSEPTMQKPRVLMMAAGTGGHVFPAIAVAQALQQSGAQVHWLGTLVGMENELLQHYDFTYHAINMQGLRGNGIKRLFKAPSTLLKATLAAIKIIKTNKIDIVVGFGGYVTAPGGLAAKFCKIPILIHEQNAIAGMSNNYLSKLANQVLEAFPNTFTELPSNKVMTVGNPVREAIVQVPPPKARIDVNDTSPLKLLVIGGSLGAQALNNHIAPTLKKLESMPDAKPWQVRHQCGKNNQEATQAVYSEAQLQSTQYEILPFVKDMAEAYSWADVIVCRAGALTVTEVATVGLPAVFVPLPHAVDDHQTANAKTLSEHGAAFLMPQKELTAESLSAILAKLDRHQILVMAEKAREFAKPNATQLAADAILSQLNP, encoded by the coding sequence ATGAGTGAGCCAACGATGCAAAAACCGCGCGTGCTGATGATGGCAGCAGGCACGGGTGGGCATGTGTTTCCCGCGATTGCGGTGGCTCAAGCGTTACAACAATCAGGTGCCCAAGTGCATTGGCTTGGCACCCTAGTCGGTATGGAAAATGAGTTGCTACAACATTACGACTTTACCTACCATGCCATCAATATGCAGGGATTGCGCGGTAACGGTATCAAACGCTTATTTAAAGCCCCGTCAACCTTACTTAAAGCAACATTAGCGGCTATCAAAATCATCAAAACCAATAAAATCGACATCGTGGTAGGGTTTGGTGGTTATGTGACCGCACCCGGCGGATTGGCCGCCAAATTTTGTAAAATACCAATTTTGATTCATGAACAAAATGCCATCGCAGGCATGAGTAATAACTATCTATCTAAGCTTGCTAATCAAGTGTTAGAAGCCTTCCCAAACACCTTCACCGAACTACCTTCTAATAAAGTAATGACAGTGGGCAACCCAGTACGTGAGGCTATCGTACAGGTACCGCCACCAAAAGCCCGTATTGATGTCAATGATACCAGTCCTTTAAAGCTATTGGTCATTGGCGGTTCTCTGGGTGCTCAGGCGCTAAATAATCATATCGCGCCCACGCTAAAAAAACTAGAAAGTATGCCAGACGCCAAGCCGTGGCAAGTGCGCCATCAATGTGGTAAAAACAACCAAGAGGCTACTCAAGCGGTATATAGCGAAGCACAGCTCCAATCAACCCAATATGAAATTTTACCATTTGTCAAAGATATGGCAGAAGCATATAGCTGGGCAGATGTGATAGTCTGCCGTGCTGGGGCGCTGACGGTCACAGAAGTTGCCACGGTTGGATTGCCGGCGGTGTTTGTACCGCTGCCCCATGCGGTAGATGACCACCAAACGGCCAATGCGAAAACCCTATCAGAACATGGCGCGGCGTTTTTAATGCCGCAAAAAGAATTAACAGCAGAGAGTTTAAGTGCTATTTTAGCCAAGCTCGACCGTCATCAAATTTTAGTGATGGCAGAAAAAGCGCGTGAATTTGCCAAACCCAATGCCACACAGCTGGCTGCCGATGCCATTTTATCCCAGTTAAACCCTTAA
- the ftsZ gene encoding cell division protein FtsZ, whose amino-acid sequence MEAKFSIVQDHTDTFADSARLTVIGVGGGGGNAVETMVQNGVKGITFVCANTDRQALDRLSAPNKIQLGIKNNNRGLGAGANPEVGREAAESDEEQIRQLLENSDMVFITAGMGGGTGTGAAPVIARLAKELGVLTVAVVTMPFTFEGGRRNKVAREGIEQLSNFVDSIITIPNDKLMTVYGKISMKDAFKKADEVLLQAVQGISNMISKDGFINIDFNDIRTAMTSRGHAMMGIGKGSGEDRAEIAAEKAIKSPLLDNLLLKNAKGLLVNVVASSDFNFEEQERITQKVHSLVDIDEANIFYGVVFDEDMGDEIQVTVVATGLTLDNTPKHPARDFVSDASSTHKVEAGTHEPAYAARRDIPQSIPTPKPPVQQTIEPAPAPQSSQPQRTGNSIQDYLRRQQNR is encoded by the coding sequence ATGGAAGCGAAGTTTAGTATTGTACAAGATCACACGGATACATTTGCCGATTCAGCCCGTTTAACCGTCATCGGTGTCGGTGGTGGCGGTGGCAATGCCGTTGAAACCATGGTACAAAATGGTGTAAAAGGCATTACCTTTGTCTGTGCCAATACCGATAGACAAGCGCTTGACCGCCTGTCAGCGCCCAATAAAATCCAGCTCGGTATCAAAAATAACAACCGCGGCCTGGGGGCAGGTGCCAACCCAGAAGTAGGGCGTGAAGCGGCAGAAAGCGATGAAGAACAAATTCGCCAATTGTTAGAAAATTCTGATATGGTATTTATTACCGCGGGTATGGGCGGTGGTACAGGTACGGGCGCTGCGCCAGTCATTGCCAGACTTGCCAAAGAGCTGGGCGTCTTGACCGTTGCCGTAGTGACCATGCCATTTACCTTTGAAGGTGGCAGACGTAATAAAGTGGCTAGGGAAGGTATTGAGCAGCTTTCTAACTTTGTGGACTCCATCATCACTATCCCCAACGATAAATTGATGACAGTGTATGGCAAAATCTCTATGAAAGATGCCTTCAAAAAAGCCGATGAAGTCTTACTTCAAGCGGTGCAAGGTATCTCTAACATGATTTCAAAAGATGGTTTTATTAACATCGACTTTAACGATATTCGCACGGCAATGACCTCACGGGGTCATGCGATGATGGGTATCGGGAAAGGCAGTGGTGAAGACCGTGCCGAAATTGCCGCTGAAAAAGCCATCAAAAGCCCATTGCTTGACAATTTATTACTTAAAAATGCCAAAGGTCTATTGGTCAACGTAGTGGCAAGCTCAGACTTTAACTTTGAAGAGCAAGAGCGCATCACCCAAAAAGTGCATAGCTTGGTAGATATTGACGAAGCCAACATCTTTTACGGCGTGGTATTTGATGAAGACATGGGCGATGAAATCCAAGTAACCGTGGTGGCAACGGGTCTTACGCTAGATAATACCCCAAAGCACCCAGCTAGAGATTTTGTCTCAGATGCCTCTAGCACCCACAAAGTGGAAGCAGGTACGCATGAACCTGCGTATGCGGCACGCCGTGATATACCACAATCCATCCCTACACCTAAGCCACCTGTGCAGCAAACTATCGAGCCTGCGCCAGCACCGCAATCATCACAGCCACAACGCACAGGCAACAGTATTCAAGACTATCTACGTCGCCAGCAAAATCGCTAA
- a CDS encoding cell division protein FtsQ/DivIB, whose product MANSFVATASLDTTLPNRFHQLLPKLLMLGVVLLLLILAALAINVFNKLPNAAISLQHKGLNTQQTLQLQQLLGEKADTNLLKADLQSYVAKLETVDWVGQADVRRDWQQGIVVNVVPRQAVAKFGSERLVDANGTVFKPADSNDLNNASLMQLQGDSQNAVVMMQQIKQVSDWFMPLGMKIEEVIVTPRMAWLFRFDNGLRVLVDNDNTSEKLYRLSIMLQNQLKPQLKTLQTVDLRYKNGMAITKRPVIQQASDTTAVNAKSADTKPVTDANSTTDSKTKALKTTANPSH is encoded by the coding sequence ATGGCAAATTCATTTGTGGCAACTGCTTCTCTAGATACTACGCTCCCCAATCGCTTTCATCAGCTGCTGCCAAAGTTGTTAATGCTTGGCGTTGTGTTATTGTTGCTGATATTAGCGGCTTTGGCGATTAATGTGTTCAACAAATTACCCAATGCCGCGATTAGTTTGCAGCATAAAGGGTTAAATACCCAGCAAACCCTGCAGCTTCAGCAATTATTGGGCGAAAAAGCCGACACAAATCTACTCAAAGCTGATTTGCAAAGCTATGTGGCAAAACTTGAGACGGTAGATTGGGTAGGGCAAGCCGATGTGCGCCGTGATTGGCAACAAGGTATTGTGGTCAATGTAGTACCGCGCCAAGCCGTTGCCAAGTTTGGTAGTGAACGTTTAGTCGATGCCAATGGCACGGTATTTAAACCTGCTGATAGCAATGACTTAAATAACGCCAGCTTGATGCAGCTACAAGGCGATAGCCAAAATGCCGTTGTCATGATGCAGCAAATCAAGCAAGTCAGTGATTGGTTTATGCCACTGGGTATGAAAATTGAAGAAGTCATCGTAACGCCTAGAATGGCATGGTTATTTCGCTTTGATAACGGACTTCGGGTACTGGTTGATAATGACAATACGTCAGAAAAACTGTATCGACTGAGCATTATGTTACAAAATCAGCTTAAACCACAGCTTAAAACGCTGCAAACGGTGGATTTACGCTATAAAAATGGCATGGCAATTACCAAACGACCTGTGATACAGCAAGCAAGTGATACAACTGCCGTCAATGCCAAATCCGCTGATACTAAACCCGTGACCGATGCCAACTCAACAACCGATTCGAAAACCAAAGCCTTAAAAACCACCGCCAACCCCAGCCATTAG
- a CDS encoding M23 family metallopeptidase yields the protein MKLALIALPVVALTTMSVAQAQILSITNAGKTSQVIVREDYYLPSDAVNAAIKNLSQQTQQKEDRLASLAQKLSTQPTTIINMPAMGSYAGNGMLALRPITSSARMSSGFGYRIHPVTGKSQFHKGMDFAAPIGTPIYAPGNGVVTFSGWGTGYGRHVEVDHGNGTVTRYAHTSANYVNVGDTVYANQQIAAVGNTGRSTGAHLHYEVRQNGQAVNPQTYLAMAPAR from the coding sequence ATGAAATTAGCTCTAATCGCATTGCCAGTTGTTGCTTTAACCACAATGAGTGTTGCACAAGCTCAAATTCTATCGATTACCAATGCCGGTAAAACCAGTCAAGTTATTGTTCGTGAAGATTATTATCTGCCTTCAGATGCCGTTAATGCCGCCATCAAAAATCTAAGCCAGCAAACCCAGCAAAAAGAAGACCGCCTCGCAAGTTTAGCACAAAAACTATCGACCCAGCCAACCACCATTATCAACATGCCTGCAATGGGCAGCTATGCGGGTAATGGCATGTTGGCGTTGCGCCCAATTACGTCATCTGCGCGCATGAGTTCAGGTTTTGGCTATCGTATCCACCCTGTCACTGGTAAATCACAGTTTCATAAAGGCATGGACTTTGCTGCTCCCATCGGCACCCCTATTTATGCCCCCGGTAATGGTGTGGTGACTTTCTCAGGTTGGGGTACAGGGTATGGTCGTCATGTTGAAGTAGATCATGGCAACGGTACTGTCACGCGTTACGCACATACCTCTGCAAACTATGTTAACGTTGGCGATACGGTGTATGCAAACCAGCAAATCGCGGCGGTAGGCAACACGGGTCGTTCAACAGGCGCCCATCTACATTATGAAGTGCGCCAAAATGGTCAAGCTGTCAATCCGCAAACTTACTTAGCAATGGCGCCAGCGCGTTAA
- a CDS encoding D-alanine--D-alanine ligase — MSELIDVKQFGKVAVVCGGWSAEREVSLTSGKAVLEALLTKGVDAHHFDPKETDISKLRDYDRVFNVLHGTFGEDGSLQGVLDGFNIPYTGCGVLASAIAMDKFRNRLVWQALDLPNVPYVVLDDNTDFTAIEQQLGLPLFVKPAAEGSSVGVFKIKEAGELAKTYPQLKQYHGAILAEKAITGGEYACSILGDEVLPSIRIIPTTEFYDYEAKYNRDDTVYQCPSDLSEAQEQTMQQIARKAFAAIGGKGWSRVDFLRDDEGTLYLLELNTVPGMTSHSLVPMAAKARGMDFATLCVRILEQTLSE, encoded by the coding sequence ATGTCAGAGCTTATCGATGTCAAACAATTTGGTAAAGTGGCGGTTGTCTGTGGCGGCTGGAGTGCTGAGCGTGAAGTGTCACTGACGAGTGGTAAAGCTGTGCTTGAGGCGCTACTAACTAAAGGCGTGGACGCCCATCACTTTGACCCCAAAGAAACAGATATTTCAAAACTGCGCGACTATGACCGCGTATTTAATGTGCTGCATGGCACTTTTGGCGAAGATGGTAGCTTGCAAGGGGTGCTAGACGGTTTTAATATTCCGTATACCGGTTGTGGCGTGTTAGCCTCTGCAATTGCTATGGATAAGTTTCGCAACCGCTTAGTTTGGCAAGCGTTAGATTTACCAAACGTACCTTATGTCGTGCTTGATGACAATACCGATTTTACCGCTATCGAACAGCAGCTAGGTTTACCACTGTTTGTCAAACCCGCCGCCGAAGGCAGTAGTGTCGGCGTCTTTAAAATTAAAGAAGCGGGCGAGCTTGCCAAGACCTACCCACAGCTCAAACAATACCACGGCGCTATTTTGGCAGAAAAAGCCATCACAGGGGGTGAGTATGCTTGCTCAATTCTCGGTGATGAAGTATTGCCCAGTATTCGCATCATCCCAACGACCGAGTTTTATGACTACGAAGCCAAATACAATCGTGATGATACCGTCTACCAATGCCCATCAGATTTGAGCGAGGCGCAAGAGCAAACCATGCAACAAATCGCCAGAAAAGCGTTTGCCGCCATTGGGGGCAAAGGTTGGTCACGCGTGGATTTTTTACGAGATGACGAAGGCACGCTATATCTACTTGAACTCAATACGGTGCCAGGTATGACGAGTCATAGTCTGGTGCCGATGGCAGCAAAAGCGCGTGGCATGGATTTTGCGACGCTATGCGTGCGTATCTTAGAACAAACGTTGAGCGAATAA
- the lpxC gene encoding UDP-3-O-acyl-N-acetylglucosamine deacetylase, with product MQQRTIQQPINLEGIGLHSGNPVHLRFSPAPIDYGIQFLRSDVAQAKPIPAIYHAVTDTMMSSNLTNELGQRIGTVEHLMSAIAALQIDNLQIEVSAPEIPIMDGSAIEFVQVLQQAGIAEQTSAKRYIQVLQPIEVRVEDKVAGFRPYDGFVLDFQIDFNHPAFNASHQKFKLDFNEGNFIEHIAKARTFGFLKDIEYLKSNNLGLGGSMQNAIVLDDNGVLNPEGLRFDDEFVRHKVLDAIGDLYLAGHQILGEFYAYKSGHALNNKLLRALFSDENNYKVVTKYNNVN from the coding sequence ATGCAGCAGCGTACTATTCAACAACCCATCAATCTTGAAGGCATCGGCTTACATAGCGGTAACCCTGTACACCTGCGCTTTTCTCCTGCACCCATTGACTATGGGATTCAGTTTTTACGTAGCGATGTGGCACAGGCAAAGCCCATTCCCGCTATCTATCATGCAGTAACCGATACCATGATGTCCTCAAATCTCACCAATGAATTAGGTCAGCGCATTGGGACAGTCGAGCATTTGATGAGTGCAATCGCTGCGCTTCAAATTGATAATTTACAAATCGAAGTGTCAGCGCCTGAAATCCCAATTATGGATGGTAGCGCCATCGAATTTGTGCAAGTATTGCAACAAGCGGGTATTGCCGAGCAAACGTCTGCCAAACGCTATATTCAGGTGTTGCAACCGATTGAGGTTCGCGTGGAGGATAAAGTCGCAGGATTTCGTCCTTACGATGGATTTGTGTTAGATTTCCAAATTGACTTTAATCACCCTGCGTTTAATGCCTCACATCAAAAGTTTAAATTGGATTTTAATGAAGGCAATTTTATCGAGCATATTGCCAAAGCGCGCACATTCGGCTTTTTAAAAGATATTGAATACCTAAAAAGCAATAACTTAGGGCTAGGGGGGAGTATGCAGAATGCCATTGTTTTAGATGACAATGGGGTGCTTAATCCTGAAGGGTTACGTTTTGACGATGAATTTGTGCGCCATAAAGTACTAGATGCGATTGGTGACTTATACCTTGCCGGGCACCAGATTTTGGGCGAGTTTTATGCGTATAAGTCAGGGCATGCGCTCAATAATAAATTGTTACGAGCCTTATTTAGTGATGAAAATAACTATAAAGTTGTAACAAAGTATAACAATGTTAACTAG